The Deinococcus wulumuqiensis R12 genome has a window encoding:
- the radA gene encoding DNA repair protein RadA gives MAKLKTNYVCTSCGYQSAKPLGRCPNCQAWNSFEEEVPTASTSGKSGRGGLGGYGGVKGGKLTPLSGVGRREEPRTSSGIPELDRVLGGGLVAGGVTLIGGEPGIGKSTLLLQVADKVAARAAERGGGTVLYVAGEESLEQIRLRADRLGVTSDLQMTRDTRAEHIAALLEEHKPALCIVDSIQTVTVEGEGAPGGVAQVRDGTAMLTRAAKETGTATVLVGHVTKDGTVAGPKVMEHIVDTTVFLETVGAFRLLRSVKNRFGQAGELGVFEMRGEGLIAVDNPSAAFLAERPLDVPGSVVAATVDGQRPMLLEVQALASKTPYPNARRVVVGLDPRRVDVVLAVLERRLDLTLGGLDVYVNLAGGLKVPDPGLDLAVALAVYSAVVGRALPQNVAVFGEVGLAGEVRSTQMALRRAEEAGRAGYERLVVPPGLDGQAGVKSVEEAVKAVWR, from the coding sequence GTGGCGAAACTCAAAACCAACTATGTCTGCACCTCCTGCGGCTACCAGTCGGCCAAACCGCTGGGCCGCTGCCCGAACTGTCAGGCCTGGAATTCTTTTGAAGAGGAAGTGCCCACCGCCTCCACCTCCGGCAAAAGCGGGCGCGGGGGCCTGGGCGGATACGGCGGCGTCAAGGGTGGCAAGCTCACCCCGCTGTCCGGCGTCGGACGGCGTGAGGAACCCCGCACCTCCTCGGGCATTCCCGAACTCGACCGGGTGCTCGGCGGCGGGCTGGTCGCGGGCGGCGTGACCCTGATCGGCGGCGAACCCGGCATCGGCAAAAGCACGCTGCTGCTGCAAGTCGCGGACAAGGTGGCCGCGCGTGCCGCTGAACGGGGGGGCGGCACCGTGCTGTATGTGGCGGGCGAGGAGTCGCTCGAACAGATTCGCCTGCGGGCCGACCGCCTCGGCGTCACGTCCGACCTTCAGATGACCCGTGACACCCGCGCCGAACACATCGCCGCGCTGCTCGAAGAACACAAACCCGCGCTGTGCATCGTGGATTCCATCCAGACGGTGACGGTGGAGGGCGAAGGCGCGCCCGGCGGCGTGGCGCAGGTCCGTGACGGCACCGCCATGCTCACGCGGGCGGCGAAGGAAACCGGCACGGCGACGGTGCTGGTCGGTCACGTCACCAAAGACGGCACGGTGGCGGGGCCGAAGGTCATGGAACACATCGTGGACACCACCGTCTTTCTGGAAACGGTGGGCGCGTTCCGGCTGCTGCGGAGCGTAAAAAACCGGTTCGGGCAGGCGGGCGAACTCGGGGTGTTCGAGATGAGGGGCGAGGGGCTGATTGCGGTGGACAACCCCTCGGCGGCCTTTCTCGCCGAGCGGCCCCTGGACGTGCCCGGCAGCGTGGTCGCGGCGACGGTGGACGGCCAGCGCCCTATGCTGCTCGAAGTGCAGGCGCTCGCCTCCAAGACGCCGTACCCCAACGCCCGGCGCGTGGTCGTCGGCCTCGACCCCCGGCGCGTGGACGTGGTGCTGGCGGTGCTGGAGCGGCGGCTGGACCTCACCCTCGGCGGGCTGGACGTGTACGTCAACCTCGCGGGTGGCCTCAAGGTGCCCGACCCGGGCCTCGACCTCGCGGTGGCGCTCGCCGTGTACTCGGCGGTGGTGGGCCGCGCCCTGCCGCAGAACGTGGCGGTCTTCGGTGAGGTCGGGCTGGCGGGCGAAGTCCGCTCCACCCAGATGGCCCTGCGCCGCGCCGAGGAAGCGGGCCGCGCCGGATACGAACGCCTGGTGGTCCCGCCGGGCCTCGACGGGCAAGCGGGCGTAAAAAGTGTCGAAGAAGCCGTGAAAGCCGTCTGGCGCTGA
- a CDS encoding DUF2087 domain-containing protein, whose translation MTKSIHDFQDEFGRITTWPSDRRRAHQLAILDHLKNLFESGAGYSREQATQLLNDHTTLEDPALLLRELIEGDYLASDGDVFWRADGRPAAGRGS comes from the coding sequence ATGACCAAGTCCATCCACGACTTTCAGGACGAGTTCGGGCGCATCACCACCTGGCCCAGTGACCGCCGCCGCGCCCACCAGCTCGCCATTCTCGACCACCTCAAGAACCTGTTCGAGTCCGGCGCGGGCTACAGCCGTGAGCAGGCCACCCAGCTCCTGAACGACCACACCACCCTGGAAGACCCGGCGCTGCTGCTGCGCGAACTGATCGAGGGCGATTACCTCGCTTCCGACGGCGACGTGTTCTGGCGGGCCGATGGCCGCCCGGCTGCGGGCCGGGGCAGCTGA
- a CDS encoding ABC-F family ATP-binding cassette domain-containing protein gives MSTLLSAEELTVVYGERAVLAGVSLSVGRGERVALLGRNGAGKTTLLRVLTGEQRADEGEVWRAEGLRVAVLAQHHAWPPGRTVRELVDAAHPYREAEAELLSLEADLGNPDALAAWTELHARLDAAEAFAWPSRVRRILGMLDLTRFLSREAATLSGGERTRLALALALAREPDLLLLDEPTNHLDIRMREWLEGWLLAFRGGVLLTSHDRDFLDAVATRSLWLEEGEAQEYAGGYSRARAQRDLERRTRTRAARLSEQEAGRLRDSVEWLDQRGKRSGALKTRAGRVPVTEAPLPERQLRMRLLAGTARARVVAWGEHLSKSYGERVILRDAAFRLRQGDRVALMGANGTGKTTLMRLLAGETFPDEAFPDQTQPPPVLRVASGVTVASLDQTWHGLTPGEGLHAQFERRFGRQTNALLGRAGFTQADWPKTPEQLSGGERARAGLALVSGLRADLLLLDEPTNHLDVEALAALEAAVHAYAGAVVIVTHDRRFAREVANRLWVIEDTELREVSGWGSREYRDPARLLEGDPPPPPPPPTPRQRLAHLETRLADVRRALDAPPGTLTGREEARLRSQAHQLGHALYDLYAEVFGAPQWDAQVREPPLTVRAQRLGERGGMFWAARDEGCPHLAWDGETLRFSAPAPAWYGAALLGGALRILFEHWNVGKARLGEGGPVMRRREWFERIGLVRE, from the coding sequence TGCCGGAAAAACAACGCTGCTGCGGGTGCTGACCGGCGAACAAAGGGCAGACGAGGGCGAGGTCTGGCGGGCCGAGGGGCTGCGCGTCGCCGTTCTCGCGCAGCACCACGCCTGGCCGCCGGGCCGGACGGTGCGGGAACTGGTGGACGCCGCGCATCCCTACCGCGAAGCCGAGGCAGAGCTGCTGTCGCTGGAAGCCGACCTGGGCAACCCCGACGCTCTGGCCGCCTGGACCGAGCTGCACGCCCGCCTGGACGCCGCCGAAGCCTTCGCGTGGCCGTCGCGGGTGCGGCGGATTCTGGGGATGCTCGACCTGACGCGCTTTCTTTCCCGTGAGGCGGCCACCCTCTCGGGCGGCGAACGGACGCGGCTGGCACTGGCCCTGGCGCTGGCCCGCGAACCCGACCTGCTGCTGCTCGACGAACCGACCAACCACCTCGATATCCGCATGCGCGAGTGGCTGGAAGGCTGGCTGCTCGCCTTTCGCGGCGGGGTGCTGCTGACCAGCCACGACCGCGATTTTCTGGACGCCGTCGCCACGCGGTCCCTGTGGCTGGAAGAGGGCGAGGCGCAGGAATACGCCGGGGGCTACAGCCGGGCGCGGGCGCAGCGTGACCTCGAGCGGCGCACCCGGACCCGCGCCGCGCGGCTGAGCGAACAGGAGGCCGGGCGCCTGCGCGACAGCGTGGAGTGGCTCGACCAGCGCGGCAAACGCTCGGGCGCTCTCAAGACGCGGGCCGGGCGCGTGCCGGTCACCGAAGCGCCACTTCCCGAACGTCAACTCCGGATGCGCCTGCTGGCGGGCACGGCGCGGGCGCGGGTGGTGGCCTGGGGCGAACACCTGAGCAAAAGCTACGGCGAGCGCGTCATCCTTCGGGACGCCGCCTTCAGGCTCCGGCAGGGTGACCGTGTGGCGCTGATGGGCGCGAACGGCACCGGCAAAACCACGCTGATGCGCCTGCTGGCGGGCGAAACCTTTCCCGACGAGGCCTTTCCCGACCAGACGCAGCCGCCCCCGGTCCTGCGGGTGGCGAGCGGGGTCACGGTGGCCAGCCTCGACCAGACCTGGCACGGCCTGACCCCGGGAGAGGGCCTCCACGCGCAGTTCGAGCGCCGTTTCGGGCGGCAGACGAATGCGCTGCTGGGCCGCGCCGGATTCACCCAGGCCGACTGGCCGAAAACCCCCGAGCAGCTTTCCGGGGGTGAACGGGCGCGGGCGGGGCTGGCGCTGGTCAGCGGGCTGCGGGCCGACCTGCTGCTGCTCGACGAACCGACCAACCACCTCGACGTGGAGGCCCTCGCTGCGCTCGAAGCTGCCGTGCACGCCTACGCCGGGGCGGTGGTCATCGTCACCCACGACCGCCGCTTTGCCCGCGAGGTCGCCAACCGCCTGTGGGTCATCGAGGACACCGAACTGCGCGAGGTGTCCGGCTGGGGCAGCCGCGAGTACCGCGACCCGGCCCGCCTGCTGGAGGGCGACCCCCCGCCCCCCCCGCCGCCGCCCACGCCCCGGCAGCGCCTCGCTCACCTCGAAACCCGGCTGGCCGACGTGCGACGCGCCCTCGACGCGCCCCCCGGCACGCTGACAGGCCGCGAGGAAGCCCGGCTGCGCTCGCAGGCGCACCAGCTCGGGCACGCGCTCTACGACCTCTACGCCGAAGTCTTCGGCGCCCCGCAGTGGGACGCCCAGGTCCGTGAGCCGCCTCTGACCGTCCGCGCCCAGCGGCTCGGGGAGCGCGGCGGCATGTTCTGGGCCGCCCGTGACGAGGGCTGCCCCCACCTCGCCTGGGACGGCGAAACCCTGCGCTTCTCGGCTCCGGCCCCCGCCTGGTACGGCGCGGCGCTGCTCGGCGGGGCGCTGCGGATTCTGTTCGAGCACTGGAACGTCGGCAAGGCCCGGCTGGGCGAAGGTGGCCCAGTCATGAGGCGGCGCGAATGGTTCGAGCGTATAGGACTGGTGCGGGAGTAA
- a CDS encoding dihydroorotase, with translation MTLTITNIKRVGSDKTESVTVENGKIKGWNLPAEGDVLDGKGGTVAPAFLEIHAHLREPGQTEKEDLQSGLAAAAAGGYGTVVCMPNTSPVIDDPALVRSLIEKANGLGLARLRPSAALTKGQKGEALAELTYLRDAGAVMFTDDGRTNENARVLRLGLEYAKSLGMVVSVHAEDATLRADGVMNEGPVSEALGLPGNPAAAEAARIARDMELVAQTGARLHVQHLSTARGLDIVREAKGRGLPVTCEVCPHHLDLTDEKLREFDAMYKVAPPLRTQADADHLLEGLLDGSVDCISTDHAPHTRAEKERDLLDAPFGIAYIEVAFPVMWTRFGEKLGLPKLIDLMTAGPARVMGWPVPTLDEGENADLVVLDLNTEREVNPAEFKSKAKFTPWQGQKLRGFPLLTVVDGKVAFQRA, from the coding sequence ATGACCCTGACCATCACCAACATCAAGCGCGTCGGCTCGGATAAAACCGAGTCCGTCACAGTAGAAAACGGCAAAATCAAAGGCTGGAACCTGCCCGCCGAAGGTGACGTCCTGGACGGCAAAGGCGGCACCGTCGCGCCCGCCTTCCTCGAAATTCACGCCCACCTGCGCGAGCCGGGGCAGACCGAAAAAGAAGACCTGCAAAGCGGCCTCGCGGCGGCGGCGGCGGGCGGCTACGGCACGGTGGTCTGCATGCCCAACACCTCGCCCGTGATTGACGACCCGGCGCTGGTCCGCAGCCTCATCGAGAAGGCGAACGGGCTGGGTCTGGCCCGCCTGAGGCCCTCCGCCGCGCTGACGAAGGGGCAAAAAGGTGAGGCGCTGGCCGAACTGACCTACCTGCGTGATGCGGGCGCGGTCATGTTTACCGACGACGGGCGCACCAACGAAAATGCGCGGGTGCTGCGGCTGGGGCTGGAATACGCCAAAAGCCTGGGCATGGTGGTTTCGGTTCACGCCGAGGACGCCACGCTGCGGGCCGACGGGGTGATGAACGAGGGGCCAGTCTCCGAAGCGCTGGGACTGCCCGGCAACCCCGCCGCTGCCGAGGCCGCCCGCATTGCCCGCGACATGGAACTGGTCGCCCAGACCGGAGCGCGGCTGCACGTTCAGCACCTCTCCACCGCACGCGGCCTGGACATCGTGCGGGAGGCGAAGGGGCGCGGGCTGCCCGTCACCTGCGAAGTCTGCCCGCATCACCTTGACCTGACCGACGAAAAACTGCGCGAGTTCGACGCGATGTACAAGGTCGCGCCGCCGCTGCGGACCCAGGCCGACGCCGACCACCTGCTGGAAGGGCTGCTCGACGGCTCGGTGGACTGCATCAGCACCGACCACGCGCCGCACACCCGTGCTGAAAAGGAGCGCGACCTGCTGGACGCCCCGTTCGGCATCGCCTACATCGAAGTCGCTTTTCCGGTGATGTGGACGCGCTTTGGCGAGAAGCTGGGGCTGCCCAAACTGATTGACCTGATGACCGCTGGCCCCGCCCGCGTGATGGGCTGGCCCGTGCCGACGCTGGACGAAGGCGAGAACGCCGACCTGGTGGTGCTGGACCTCAACACCGAGCGCGAAGTCAACCCCGCCGAGTTCAAGAGCAAGGCCAAATTCACGCCCTGGCAGGGGCAGAAGCTGCGCGGCTTCCCGCTGCTGACGGTGGTGGACGGGAAAGTGGCGTTCCAGCGGGCGTAA